In the genome of Chryseobacterium oryzae, one region contains:
- a CDS encoding chaperone modulator CbpM: MDERISREELVKIYNIEITFFDELVDSGLINIQTENEVRYLLYEDLPSFEKFTNWHYDLDINLPGLEVIHNMLQKMEDLKQKNRELLGKLSAISDKYEDA, from the coding sequence ATGGATGAAAGAATATCTCGAGAAGAACTCGTAAAAATATATAATATCGAAATTACTTTTTTTGATGAACTGGTAGATTCCGGTCTCATTAATATACAGACCGAAAATGAAGTTCGGTATCTTCTTTATGAAGATTTGCCTTCTTTTGAAAAATTTACCAATTGGCATTATGATTTAGACATTAATCTCCCGGGATTGGAAGTTATACATAATATGTTGCAAAAAATGGAAGATTTAAAGCAGAAAAACCGTGAATTATTAGGTAAATTATCTGCAATAAGCGATAAATATGAAGATGCGTAA
- a CDS encoding polyprenyl synthetase family protein, with the protein MDFLDRYQEIVAEAINKYTFKDKPTELYEPMNYIISHGGKRLRPIMVLMACDLFGGDQKMAIKPALAIEFFHNFTLIHDDIMDEAPLRRNKPTIHTLHGINTGILSGDGLMLKAYKFFEDLEPEIFKACIRIFTHTGLLLCEGQQYDINFETQENVTFDDYIRMITYKTGVLSASSFEIGAMIAKAQFKDAKSIFNFGKHIGIAFQIMDDYLDVFGDQTQFGKKHAGDIYENKKTVLYLLAREYGTEEERKELDYWYSKKTDNIDKVYGVEKIFRRTRADEKALRLIEKHNEIGQSYLAKIDVPEEKKKPFSELANYLLRRES; encoded by the coding sequence ATGGATTTTCTAGATAGATACCAAGAAATCGTTGCTGAAGCAATCAATAAATATACTTTCAAAGATAAGCCTACAGAACTGTATGAGCCGATGAATTACATTATTTCTCATGGTGGAAAGCGTTTGCGTCCTATTATGGTTTTAATGGCTTGCGATTTGTTTGGAGGCGATCAGAAAATGGCAATAAAGCCGGCTTTGGCAATCGAGTTTTTCCATAATTTCACGCTTATTCACGATGATATTATGGATGAAGCTCCGCTCAGAAGAAATAAGCCAACCATTCATACTCTTCACGGAATTAATACAGGTATTCTTTCTGGCGACGGATTGATGCTGAAAGCGTACAAATTTTTTGAAGATTTGGAGCCTGAAATTTTCAAGGCTTGTATCAGAATATTTACCCATACCGGTTTGCTTTTATGCGAAGGACAGCAATACGACATCAATTTTGAAACTCAGGAGAATGTAACTTTTGATGATTACATCAGAATGATTACCTACAAAACCGGAGTTTTGAGTGCTTCTTCTTTTGAAATCGGAGCCATGATTGCAAAAGCTCAGTTTAAAGATGCTAAATCTATTTTCAATTTTGGAAAACACATTGGGATTGCATTCCAGATTATGGATGATTATCTTGATGTTTTCGGAGACCAGACTCAGTTCGGAAAGAAACATGCAGGAGACATTTACGAGAACAAAAAAACAGTACTTTATCTTTTGGCAAGAGAATACGGAACAGAAGAAGAGAGAAAAGAACTCGATTACTGGTACTCTAAAAAAACCGATAACATCGATAAAGTATATGGTGTTGAGAAAATTTTCAGAAGAACGAGAGCAGATGAGAAAGCTTTGCGTTTAATTGAAAAGCATAATGAAATCGGACAAAGTTATCTTGCGAAAATAGATGTTCCCGAAGAAAAGAAAAAACCTTTTTCTGAACTCGCCAACTACCTTTTGAGGAGAGAATCATAA
- a CDS encoding inorganic phosphate transporter: MEFPILLIVIIALALVFDYINGFHDAANSIATIVSTKVLTPFQAVLWAALWNFAAFFIAAYIFKDFKIGNTIAKTVNENFITLEVIFSGLMAAIAWNLLTWWFGIPSSSSHTLIGGFLGAALMHAFMMDYHEIALAHPDLGTFEKLKEAFAQVTKQDIVKFEKVIPIFLFIFMAPIIGMVISIIITLIIVHLYKRANPYKADKAFKKMQLVSSALFSLGHGLNDAQKVMGIIGAALIYYHVNMIQDPIYLNIPSADRFSFFAEHYLWVPLVSFIAIALGTMSGGWKIIKTMGTKITKVTSLEGVSAETAGAITLFITDHFGIPVSTTHTITGSIIGVGLTKRVSAVRWGITVSLLWAWVLTIPISAIVAGFTYLLVKFFT; this comes from the coding sequence ATGGAATTTCCTATTTTACTTATAGTTATTATTGCTCTGGCTTTGGTTTTCGATTACATTAATGGTTTTCATGATGCAGCCAACTCAATTGCAACTATTGTTTCCACAAAGGTTTTAACTCCGTTTCAGGCGGTTTTATGGGCAGCATTGTGGAATTTTGCAGCTTTTTTTATTGCGGCATACATCTTCAAAGATTTTAAAATTGGTAATACGATTGCCAAAACGGTAAACGAAAATTTTATTACCCTTGAAGTAATATTCTCAGGATTAATGGCTGCTATTGCATGGAACTTGTTAACATGGTGGTTTGGTATTCCTTCATCTTCTTCACATACCTTAATTGGTGGTTTTTTGGGTGCAGCTTTAATGCATGCTTTCATGATGGATTATCATGAAATTGCTCTTGCTCATCCGGATTTAGGAACTTTTGAAAAATTGAAGGAAGCTTTTGCACAGGTTACCAAACAGGATATTGTGAAATTTGAAAAAGTAATTCCGATTTTCTTATTCATTTTCATGGCTCCCATTATTGGTATGGTGATTTCGATAATTATTACACTTATCATTGTTCATCTTTATAAAAGAGCTAACCCTTACAAAGCAGATAAAGCGTTTAAGAAAATGCAGTTGGTTTCTTCTGCGTTATTCAGTTTGGGACATGGTCTTAATGATGCACAGAAAGTAATGGGGATTATTGGAGCTGCATTAATTTACTACCATGTGAATATGATTCAGGATCCTATATATCTTAATATTCCTTCGGCTGACCGTTTTTCTTTCTTTGCAGAGCATTATCTTTGGGTTCCTTTGGTTTCTTTCATTGCAATCGCATTAGGAACAATGAGCGGTGGTTGGAAGATCATTAAAACAATGGGAACTAAGATTACAAAAGTTACCTCTTTAGAAGGAGTAAGTGCAGAAACTGCGGGAGCGATTACTTTATTTATTACAGACCATTTTGGTATTCCGGTTTCTACAACACATACTATTACAGGTTCAATTATCGGGGTTGGTTTAACGAAAAGAGTATCTGCCGTAAGATGGGGAATTACTGTAAGTCTTCTTTGGGCTTGGGTTTTAACCATTCCTATCTCTGCAATAGTTGCTGGATTTACCTATCTTTTGGTTAAATTTTTCACGTAA
- a CDS encoding YceI family protein, with amino-acid sequence MKKNILSVAVFVLFSTFLAISCSKEKPVTSDANDVSTTKDGTQFVVDTLNSNIEWKGYKIFKTENTSHFGTIKFESGMITVKDGKLESGNFVADMGSLTSEDLKNKKQDLEKLNSHLKSADFFEVEKFPTSSYEITKVSPASEGDYNTVLDGNLSIKGIKKAVQFKANVSVNGNEVSIATEPKDIMRDEFGVKFQSPAANGVIKNEVTLQMKVKAIEKK; translated from the coding sequence ATGAAAAAAAATATCTTATCTGTTGCTGTTTTTGTTCTTTTTTCAACTTTTTTAGCAATTTCGTGCTCAAAAGAAAAACCAGTAACTTCTGATGCCAATGACGTTTCCACTACTAAAGACGGAACTCAGTTTGTGGTAGATACATTGAACAGTAATATAGAATGGAAAGGCTATAAGATATTTAAAACCGAAAACACCAGTCATTTTGGAACCATTAAGTTTGAAAGTGGTATGATTACCGTAAAAGACGGAAAGCTGGAAAGCGGAAATTTTGTAGCAGACATGGGTTCTCTTACTTCTGAAGATCTCAAAAATAAGAAACAGGATTTGGAAAAACTGAACAGTCACCTGAAAAGTGCAGATTTTTTTGAAGTTGAGAAATTTCCGACTTCTTCTTATGAAATCACCAAGGTTAGTCCTGCTTCAGAAGGAGATTATAATACAGTTTTAGATGGTAATCTCAGTATTAAAGGGATAAAAAAAGCGGTACAATTTAAAGCAAATGTATCTGTAAACGGAAACGAAGTGAGTATTGCCACCGAACCTAAAGATATTATGAGAGATGAATTTGGAGTTAAATTTCAGTCTCCAGCTGCTAACGGAGTGATTAAAAATGAAGTTACGCTCCAAATGAAAGTTAAAGCTATTGAAAAGAAATAA
- a CDS encoding TatD family hydrolase — MIDTHTHLYSEEFDEDRKEAISRALDKGVTKFYLPAIDSESHEKMLQLESQYPEQIFAMMGLHPCYVKPESWEKELDTVKNYLDKRHFPAIGEIGIDLYWDQSTLDIQINAFEQQIDWAIERNLPIVIHTRESFNETFEVLERKKHPQLRGIFHCFSGNLDQAKHALDLNFMLGIGGVVTFKNGKIDQFLHEIPLEKIVLETDSPYLAPVPHRGKRNESAYLDLVAGKLVDIYGKDFSEIDRITTENAKKIFQH; from the coding sequence ATGATAGATACACATACTCATTTATATTCTGAAGAGTTCGACGAAGACAGAAAAGAAGCAATTTCAAGAGCTTTGGATAAAGGTGTTACCAAATTTTATCTTCCCGCTATAGACTCGGAATCTCATGAGAAGATGTTACAGCTGGAAAGCCAATATCCTGAGCAGATTTTTGCAATGATGGGACTTCATCCGTGTTATGTAAAGCCAGAATCTTGGGAAAAAGAACTCGACACAGTAAAAAATTATTTAGACAAAAGACATTTTCCGGCAATTGGAGAAATAGGAATAGATTTGTATTGGGATCAATCGACTTTGGATATTCAGATAAACGCGTTTGAGCAGCAAATAGATTGGGCAATAGAGAGAAATTTACCCATCGTAATTCATACAAGAGAAAGTTTTAATGAAACTTTTGAAGTATTGGAGAGAAAAAAGCATCCTCAACTTAGAGGTATTTTTCATTGTTTCTCTGGGAATCTGGATCAGGCAAAACATGCATTAGACCTGAATTTTATGTTAGGAATTGGTGGTGTGGTCACTTTTAAAAACGGGAAAATAGATCAGTTTTTACACGAAATTCCATTAGAAAAAATTGTTCTGGAAACCGATTCTCCCTATCTCGCTCCGGTTCCGCACAGAGGAAAAAGAAACGAAAGTGCCTATCTTGATTTGGTAGCAGGAAAACTGGTAGATATTTATGGAAAAGATTTTTCAGAAATCGACAGAATTACGACAGAAAATGCCAAAAAGATTTTTCAGCATTAA
- a CDS encoding GSCFA domain-containing protein, producing MKFRTEVDIQPFPKKILVEDKIFSIGSCFASEMHELFQNGQLQSFNNPFGTVFNPFSINNSVKRLHDAQFYLEDELIVYDETYLSLDHHTSFDTRYIHQTLDKINTKIEEGNRFLQDTNWVIITYGTSFIYEFLPKKKLVANCHKIPQKFFEKRLLTHQELTDSVYDTIVNLKDICKDDVQILFTVSPVRHTKDGMIENQLSKSKLITAIHEAITQFENCCYIPIYEIVMDDLRDYRFYREDLIHPNSQAVNYIFEKFGEAFFSDETKDFIKENFKIIQALEHRTEDEKDPKFLKFKEKLNERIEVQRLKVKHKIFTK from the coding sequence ATGAAATTCCGTACAGAAGTAGATATACAGCCGTTTCCGAAAAAGATTCTTGTTGAAGATAAAATATTTTCAATAGGATCTTGTTTTGCATCTGAAATGCATGAATTGTTTCAAAATGGTCAGCTTCAAAGTTTTAATAATCCTTTTGGAACGGTTTTTAATCCTTTTTCGATTAATAATTCGGTGAAAAGACTTCATGATGCTCAATTCTATCTTGAAGATGAGTTAATTGTTTACGATGAAACTTATTTGTCCCTAGATCATCATACGAGTTTCGATACCCGATATATTCACCAGACTTTAGATAAAATCAATACTAAAATAGAAGAAGGGAACCGGTTTCTGCAAGATACAAATTGGGTAATAATTACTTACGGAACTTCTTTTATTTATGAATTTCTACCCAAGAAAAAGCTGGTTGCCAATTGCCATAAAATTCCTCAGAAATTTTTTGAAAAAAGACTTTTAACGCATCAGGAATTAACAGATTCTGTTTATGATACCATTGTAAATTTGAAAGATATCTGCAAAGATGATGTTCAGATTCTTTTTACGGTTTCTCCGGTGCGTCATACCAAAGATGGAATGATCGAAAATCAACTGAGTAAATCCAAATTAATAACCGCCATTCATGAAGCGATAACGCAATTTGAAAACTGTTGCTACATACCCATTTATGAAATTGTAATGGATGATTTGCGGGATTATAGATTTTACAGAGAAGATTTAATTCATCCGAATTCTCAGGCAGTCAATTATATTTTTGAAAAATTTGGCGAGGCTTTTTTTTCAGATGAAACAAAAGATTTCATTAAAGAAAATTTTAAAATTATTCAGGCTTTAGAACATCGTACGGAAGATGAAAAAGATCCGAAATTTCTAAAGTTTAAAGAAAAACTGAATGAAAGAATTGAAGTGCAAAGATTAAAAGTTAAGCACAAAATATTTACGAAATAA
- a CDS encoding DnaJ C-terminal domain-containing protein, with amino-acid sequence MAYVDYYKILGVDKNATQEDIKKAYRKLARKLHPDLNPNDKEAERKFKELNEANEVLSNVENRAKYDKYGEHWKHGEEYEKAQQQQRQYQNQGGNYGGGFSGANFGEGEDFSDFFQSMFGGEGGGFGRSSRGSASGKFKGQDVQAELNLSLKDAATTHPQTFEINGKKVRITIPAGVYDGQQIKLKGHGNPGYNGGPNGDLYITFSIQADPNLERTGDDLKTKVSIDLYTAVLGGDVTVNTLDGSVNLKVKPETQNGTTVRLKGKGFPIYKKDGQFGDLFVTYDVKLPTNLTDKQKELFEQLKNS; translated from the coding sequence ATGGCATATGTAGATTATTATAAAATTTTGGGTGTAGACAAAAATGCAACACAGGAAGACATCAAAAAAGCTTACCGAAAATTGGCAAGAAAATTACATCCGGATTTGAACCCTAATGACAAGGAGGCTGAAAGAAAATTCAAAGAACTGAATGAAGCCAACGAAGTTCTCAGCAACGTTGAAAACCGTGCAAAATATGATAAATATGGCGAACACTGGAAGCACGGAGAAGAATATGAAAAGGCTCAACAACAGCAAAGACAGTATCAGAACCAAGGAGGAAATTATGGCGGAGGATTTTCTGGAGCCAATTTTGGTGAAGGAGAAGATTTTTCAGATTTTTTCCAAAGTATGTTTGGTGGCGAAGGCGGTGGATTCGGAAGAAGCTCAAGAGGAAGTGCATCAGGAAAATTTAAAGGACAGGATGTTCAGGCAGAACTCAATTTAAGCCTTAAAGATGCCGCAACTACTCATCCTCAAACCTTTGAAATTAATGGAAAGAAGGTAAGAATTACAATTCCTGCAGGAGTTTATGACGGACAGCAGATTAAACTGAAAGGACACGGAAATCCGGGATATAATGGTGGCCCAAATGGAGATTTGTATATTACATTTAGTATTCAGGCAGATCCTAATCTTGAAAGAACAGGAGATGATCTTAAAACAAAAGTTTCCATAGATCTTTACACAGCAGTTTTGGGTGGTGATGTAACGGTAAATACGCTGGACGGAAGCGTAAATCTAAAGGTAAAACCAGAAACTCAAAACGGCACAACCGTAAGATTAAAAGGAAAAGGTTTCCCAATATATAAAAAAGACGGGCAATTTGGCGATCTGTTCGTAACCTACGACGTAAAATTACCAACCAATCTTACTGATAAGCAGAAAGAACTTTTTGAACAACTTAAAAATTCCTAA
- a CDS encoding dicarboxylate/amino acid:cation symporter: protein MNQVLKNYSGILFLLLGISIGSIIGIISPAFVHYIKPLGDIFLNLLFVSVVPLVFFAVSNSIASLEQQSKFGKIMLTMAFTFLFFIITAAVFTICVVYFFPVSGVSGSSEIMEEAANSDSWGDRIVGFFTVGEFTQLFSRQNMLALLIFSFLTGFSARKAGEKGKAFRSFIASGYEVMKELLLMIMKIAPIGLGAYFAFQVATLGPQLFGFYAKPLGLYYIAGIVYFFVFFSLYAFLAKGKSGVSDFWKNAIYPSLTALSTCSSFATMPANLQAASQMKIPSQIYNIVIPIGTTLHKNGSSMSSIIKIYVAFLIIGRDFFDPVNLLLALGITVFVSIVAGGIPNGGYIGEMLMISVYQLPQEAIPAVMIIGTLVDPLATVLNAVGQLIASLFVSRFVKI from the coding sequence ATGAACCAGGTTTTGAAAAATTATTCCGGAATTTTATTTTTACTTCTGGGAATTTCCATAGGAAGCATTATCGGTATAATTTCGCCTGCTTTTGTACATTATATAAAGCCTCTCGGCGATATTTTCCTGAATCTTCTTTTTGTAAGTGTAGTTCCGTTAGTGTTTTTTGCTGTTTCCAATTCTATTGCTTCGTTGGAGCAACAATCTAAGTTTGGCAAGATTATGCTTACAATGGCATTTACTTTTTTGTTTTTTATTATAACGGCGGCTGTATTCACAATTTGTGTCGTGTATTTTTTTCCGGTTTCAGGAGTTTCAGGAAGTTCGGAGATTATGGAAGAAGCTGCCAACAGCGATAGTTGGGGTGATAGAATTGTTGGTTTCTTTACAGTTGGAGAGTTTACGCAGCTTTTTTCGAGACAGAATATGTTGGCATTGCTTATTTTTTCTTTTCTTACCGGTTTTTCTGCTCGCAAAGCTGGTGAAAAGGGTAAAGCATTCAGGTCTTTTATTGCATCAGGCTACGAAGTAATGAAAGAATTACTTTTAATGATAATGAAAATAGCTCCTATTGGCTTGGGTGCATATTTTGCCTTTCAGGTGGCAACATTAGGACCTCAGCTTTTTGGGTTTTACGCCAAACCTTTAGGATTATATTATATTGCCGGAATAGTTTATTTTTTTGTGTTCTTTTCACTGTATGCTTTTTTGGCAAAAGGTAAAAGTGGAGTGAGCGATTTTTGGAAAAATGCTATATATCCATCATTAACAGCATTAAGTACTTGCAGCAGTTTTGCGACCATGCCGGCAAATTTACAGGCAGCGTCACAAATGAAAATACCTTCTCAGATTTACAATATCGTAATTCCTATTGGGACAACTTTGCATAAAAACGGTTCGTCTATGTCGTCGATAATTAAAATTTATGTGGCATTTTTAATTATAGGAAGAGATTTCTTTGATCCGGTAAATTTACTTTTAGCATTGGGTATTACTGTTTTTGTGAGTATTGTAGCGGGAGGAATTCCGAATGGAGGATATATTGGAGAAATGCTGATGATTTCTGTATATCAGCTGCCCCAAGAGGCAATTCCGGCGGTGATGATTATAGGAACTTTGGTAGATCCTTTAGCAACAGTTTTAAATGCAGTTGGTCAGTTAATTGCATCGCTTTTTGTGAGTAGATTTGTGAAAATTTAG
- a CDS encoding sulfate/molybdate ABC transporter ATP-binding protein, with amino-acid sequence MLLEIQNLHFSYSKEKKLFENLNLQFEEGKIIALAGESGCGKSTLLSLIYGLQDWESGDIIFDDKKLLGPKGNLVPGEAEMKFVAQNFDLMPYSTVADNVGKFISNINLSHKREKTEELLEVVGLTEFAHVLPKNLSGGQQQRVAIARALSKLPKLLLLDEPFSNLDFARKIELREKLFRFVRENKITLLISTHELQDILPWTDEIVILKNGELIQKDKTFNIYKNPSSEYVAKLFGEVNLFSEIEMSEFCTDRFFYYPHQIKIAEEGFDAIILESRFAGNYYWNKVLSKNKELVLFTENKIENTVKIILS; translated from the coding sequence ATGCTACTCGAGATTCAAAACCTTCACTTTTCGTATTCAAAAGAAAAAAAACTTTTTGAAAACCTCAATCTTCAGTTTGAAGAAGGTAAAATCATTGCATTAGCAGGTGAAAGCGGTTGCGGAAAATCTACATTACTCAGTTTAATATATGGCTTACAAGACTGGGAAAGCGGAGATATTATTTTTGATGATAAAAAACTGTTGGGTCCCAAAGGAAATCTGGTTCCGGGAGAAGCAGAAATGAAATTTGTTGCCCAAAATTTTGATTTGATGCCCTACTCTACGGTCGCAGATAATGTTGGGAAATTTATTTCAAATATAAATTTGTCTCACAAAAGAGAAAAGACTGAAGAACTTTTGGAAGTGGTTGGTTTAACAGAATTTGCCCATGTTCTGCCAAAAAACCTCAGCGGCGGACAACAGCAGAGAGTTGCCATTGCAAGAGCTCTCTCTAAACTCCCGAAACTCCTTTTGTTAGATGAACCTTTCAGCAATCTGGATTTTGCAAGAAAAATTGAACTTAGAGAAAAACTGTTCAGATTTGTAAGAGAAAATAAAATTACGCTTCTTATTTCAACTCACGAACTACAGGATATTCTTCCATGGACGGACGAAATTGTAATTCTTAAAAATGGCGAATTAATTCAGAAAGACAAGACTTTCAACATTTATAAAAATCCCAGCAGTGAATATGTCGCCAAACTTTTTGGAGAGGTAAATCTCTTTTCTGAAATTGAAATGTCTGAATTCTGTACCGACAGATTTTTCTATTATCCACATCAGATTAAAATTGCTGAAGAAGGTTTTGACGCAATTATTTTAGAAAGCAGATTTGCAGGAAATTATTACTGGAATAAAGTGCTGTCTAAAAATAAAGAATTAGTTTTATTTACCGAAAACAAAATAGAAAACACAGTAAAAATCATTTTAAGCTGA
- a CDS encoding GLPGLI family protein has product MTKVLFISLLAFFVILKAQISTTYEITYKPDSTKSSYNTEYMTLKIKNKTSYFYNETKFKLDSIYNRVTAEYLKTGVLPHVSTKYELNFGFVKDFKNDHYTEIRNIESKNFAFNIKKPVMVWKLLPDRNTILNYPVKKAQTVFGGRIWIAWYTEEIPLNDGPYKFFGLPGLILDLKDSASDYHFKVVTVKKNEEDVKLPKNIISLTEEKYISLKNKIINDPAVSVRESVMQSPNVVMKDTKGKIMNPNELFDKINQEFFEFVKQHNNPLEKGDVWIK; this is encoded by the coding sequence ATGACGAAGGTATTATTTATTAGTCTGCTTGCTTTTTTTGTTATTCTTAAAGCACAAATTAGTACTACCTACGAAATTACTTACAAGCCAGATTCCACAAAGAGTAGTTATAATACAGAGTATATGACACTCAAAATTAAAAATAAGACTTCTTATTTTTATAATGAAACAAAATTCAAATTAGATTCAATTTATAATAGAGTTACAGCAGAGTATTTAAAAACAGGTGTTTTACCTCATGTTTCAACAAAATACGAACTTAATTTTGGTTTTGTAAAAGATTTTAAAAATGATCATTATACTGAAATTAGAAATATTGAAAGCAAAAATTTTGCATTCAATATTAAAAAGCCAGTAATGGTTTGGAAATTATTACCAGATAGAAATACAATTTTAAATTATCCTGTTAAGAAAGCTCAAACCGTTTTTGGCGGTAGAATCTGGATTGCATGGTATACAGAAGAAATACCTTTAAATGATGGACCTTATAAATTTTTCGGACTTCCGGGATTAATTTTAGACTTGAAAGATTCTGCTTCCGATTATCATTTTAAAGTAGTAACTGTTAAAAAGAATGAAGAGGATGTAAAACTTCCAAAAAATATTATCTCTCTTACCGAAGAAAAATATATATCATTAAAAAACAAGATTATTAATGATCCTGCAGTTTCTGTGAGGGAATCTGTGATGCAATCACCCAATGTTGTAATGAAAGATACTAAGGGTAAAATTATGAATCCCAATGAATTATTTGATAAAATAAATCAAGAATTTTTTGAGTTTGTAAAACAGCATAACAATCCTTTAGAAAAAGGCGATGTTTGGATAAAATAG
- the pheS gene encoding phenylalanine--tRNA ligase subunit alpha — translation MIDKIEGLLEEVKSFNTAIKEEIESFRIRFNGKKGVLNDFYEALKEIPNDQKKDFGQKINTLKVAVNTKLEDLKNASASSIITEKEDLTRPAFPLELGSRHPINLVKNRIIEIFRSIGFAVADGPEIEDDWHNFTALNLPEYHPARDMQDTFFIEQNPDILLRTHTSSVQIRYMEENQPPIRILSPGRVFRNEAVSSRSHCIFHQIEGLYIDENVSFADLKQTIQFFTTELFGKSKIRMRPSYFPFTEPSAEIDVYWGLNSETDYRITKGTGWLEIMGCGMVDPAVLKNVNIDSEKYSGYAFGMGIERIVMLLYQMSDIRMFFENDIRTLEQFKTL, via the coding sequence ATGATTGATAAGATAGAAGGTTTACTTGAAGAAGTAAAAAGCTTTAACACTGCGATTAAAGAAGAAATAGAAAGTTTCCGAATCAGATTTAATGGAAAAAAAGGTGTGCTGAATGATTTTTATGAAGCATTAAAAGAAATTCCTAACGATCAGAAAAAAGATTTCGGACAGAAAATTAATACTCTTAAAGTTGCTGTTAATACTAAACTGGAAGATTTGAAAAATGCTTCTGCATCTTCTATCATTACAGAAAAAGAAGATCTTACCCGACCTGCTTTTCCTTTAGAATTGGGTTCGAGACATCCTATTAACCTTGTAAAGAACAGGATTATAGAGATTTTCAGATCCATAGGTTTTGCGGTAGCAGACGGTCCGGAAATTGAAGACGACTGGCATAATTTTACAGCATTAAACCTTCCTGAGTATCACCCTGCGAGAGATATGCAGGATACATTCTTTATAGAGCAAAATCCAGATATTTTATTGAGAACGCATACTTCGTCTGTTCAGATTAGATATATGGAAGAAAATCAGCCTCCGATAAGAATTTTATCTCCCGGAAGAGTGTTTAGAAATGAAGCGGTTTCTTCTCGTTCACACTGTATTTTCCACCAGATCGAAGGATTGTATATAGACGAAAATGTTAGTTTTGCAGATCTTAAGCAGACTATTCAGTTTTTTACGACTGAACTTTTTGGGAAGTCTAAAATAAGAATGAGACCTTCCTATTTCCCATTTACAGAGCCAAGTGCAGAGATTGATGTGTATTGGGGGCTCAATTCAGAAACAGATTACAGAATAACCAAAGGTACCGGTTGGCTGGAAATAATGGGTTGCGGAATGGTAGATCCTGCAGTTTTGAAAAATGTAAATATTGATTCTGAAAAGTATTCCGGTTATGCTTTCGGAATGGGGATTGAAAGAATTGTTATGCTTCTTTACCAAATGAGCGATATCAGAATGTTCTTCGAAAATGATATCAG
- a CDS encoding YcxB family protein: MSQEKIIVLHPKRKDFEEIYFNANQGSLFFSPTTRGKTITTIVVALILLILFIFRNDFTKEKAGILYFVSFLLLLCAVFLSVGINKVSQWKKQVNHYLLKLENCRIYEITFNEAFFTVNIDDEKETSEWKDFEYFNSNNECIILEGKYSYMFPKKSFSDKDFQLLKKTLKEKIDI, translated from the coding sequence ATGAGCCAAGAAAAGATAATCGTTTTACATCCAAAAAGGAAAGATTTCGAAGAAATATATTTTAACGCAAATCAGGGAAGTTTATTTTTCTCTCCCACCACAAGAGGAAAAACAATTACCACTATTGTTGTAGCTTTAATTTTACTGATTTTATTTATTTTCAGGAACGATTTTACAAAGGAGAAAGCAGGAATTTTATACTTCGTGAGTTTTCTCCTTTTGCTTTGTGCAGTTTTTCTTTCTGTGGGCATCAACAAAGTTTCCCAATGGAAAAAACAGGTAAACCATTATCTTTTGAAACTTGAAAATTGCAGAATTTACGAAATCACCTTCAATGAAGCTTTTTTTACGGTAAATATTGATGATGAGAAAGAAACCAGCGAATGGAAAGATTTTGAATATTTCAACAGCAATAATGAATGCATAATTCTGGAAGGAAAATACAGCTATATGTTTCCCAAAAAGTCTTTCAGTGATAAAGATTTTCAGCTATTGAAAAAGACATTAAAAGAGAAAATTGATATTTAA